Part of the Oscillospiraceae bacterium genome, TTCGCCAAAATAGTCGGACAATATAGTGTCATTATTGTTTCTAAAAGTCACAAAAATTCTTTGGATATCAGAACGGTGTTCTTTCAACAATGTTTCAAGCTGATTGTCAATATCAGAAAAGTTTTCAGATATAGTATAAGAACGTTCTTTTTCAATATAATATCTGCTCTCTAAATTTGATGTCAAATAATAATTATATACGACGATTGTTCCAGTGACAGTGAAAAATACTACCAACACGATCATCATAAAATACAATGGCATCTTCTTCACCAATGTCTTGAGATTTAGAAACAATAACACTGGAATCATCCCTTTCGACTAGGTTTCATATTATACGACTTAAAATTGCAGGATAAAATTACCCTGCAATTTTAAATTCTTGTTTAAGCGATGTTATGAATTTTTGAATGTGACTTTTCCAGAAGATATATTTTCGGTTAGTACGATAGAGAAAGCGCTTGCCGCTTCCCACAAAGTTCCATTGAGGGAAGTTGAACCATTTGCTGTGGTTGCCAGAGATATCGAATGAGTCACACCATTAGAATGTGAAATCTTAAGCTCCCCGCTGGCCTGATAATTACCGCTACCAGCAAAACTCACAGATACTTTATCAGGAGTAAAAGTGCCTCCTTTGGTAAACTTTGGGTCGATGCTACCAACTTGTGTACTTCCATTGGAAGTATACCAAATGCCTATCCAACTCTGGCTTTGACTTACCGAACCAGTGTATACATTACCCGAACGGTAAGCCCCCAGTGCCGAAACCGAAATTGCGAGGATTGCAACAGCAAGCAAGCGAGGAATTAGTCGACGAAGCCTTTTTGGCATAGCTTTGACACGCACCTTTCATATAATTTTTAATTGGACATCTGTGCTGTGAGTATTAACAAGTTATATCATACGAAATGCCTTACTACTTGTGGTCAGAACAATTCGCACAGTCAAACCACCTCTTTCTCGCAGTAAACTTTGCATACCGTTGCGACTCGGCCACAGCGGACTGCTCGCCGCATAGGTTGCTCCTGTCTCTGGTGAGGGCTCCCACTTACGTCGTCAGGCCAGGAGGTGCCGATGTGCAAGCGATGAATGCGGCGCTGAATTTGTCTCTCTGCCATATATATCCCATTTCGAGGCCAAATTCTTGCAGCTTCCGCAAAAAAATTTATTTTCCGCCTGTAAGCGCGGTTTGACCTGTGCGGGCGGGTTTCTCTCGGCACAAAAATGTGCCGCCCCCAGACGAGAAGCGTGACCCGAGCGGCCAAGCCGCCTGGGTCACGCTTCTCGTTATATTACACCAGTTCCTCCACGGTGTGGCCGATGGTGCGGAGGGTGCGACCAGACCGGTTGCGGGGAACCCGCTTTCGGTCCGCCGGGATGAGCGCCGTCGCGGGCGCCGCGTCCCGCCACATATTAGTATCGGAACGTTTGCCAATGCGCTCCATGACAGTGACAGAAAACACTGACCCTCCTCCAGCATTATGTCCGGAGGAGGGTCAGTATGAGTCATGTTACACCAAATCCTCCACGGCGTGACCGATGGCGCGGAGGGTGCGGCCGGCTCGACTGCGGAGAATCCGCTTCCGGTCCGCCGGGATGAGTGCGGCCGTGAGCGCCGCGCCGACGGCGGCGCCCACGCCGACCCCTTTCAAAAATCCGGACGTTTGCAATCCAAGTACCTCCCTTGGCAAAAAATCAGGGCCGCGCCGGCGGCCCCAAACAGTACGGCCTGTTACATATTGTGGAATACCCACAATATGTAACAGGCCGTGGAAGAACAAAGGAGGACCGCCATTAGTATGACCAGAACCTGTGGCAAACAACAGCGGAAATGCATGCCAAACGGCCATGCGACGCGCCCCAAATTTTAAAAACGGGAAATTTTGGAGAGGCTTGTCGCCGCGCTGCGGCAGCGCGCCGCCTGCCGGTCAGCCGACGCTGACGGTGACGAGGTGGGTCAGACCGTTGTCGTTGGCGCGGATGGTGACGAGGGCGGTGCCGGCGCGCAGGGCGCGGAGACGGCCGGTCTCGTCCACGCTCACAATGGACGGGTGGGAGGAGGTGAATGTGTACGCGGCGGCGTCGGTCGCGAAGTTCAGCTGTGCGGCGCCCTTGATGCGCAGCGAGATGCGGGCGCTGCTGTGCGCCCGGACGTAAGTCGTCGGGATAAGCGCCGCCGCCGCTACGTCGTTTGTCGACACGTAATACGTCTTCCCGCGCTGCCAGGCGGCGCGGGAGGGTAGGGAGACGGAGAACGCGCCCGTCTCATCCGCCGTGATCTCCCGGAAGGCGTCCAGGTTCGCGTAGTTCGGCGCCGCGTCATAGGCGCCCAGCAGCGTGATCCGCGCGCCCGGGGCATACCCCGTGCCTGTGACCGCGACGGTCCGCGACGCGCTGTCCGGCGCGGCGGCGACGGCCGGATTCGGGTTGACGGCGGGGTAGGCCCGGGCCAGAGAGAACAGCGCCAACGCGACGATCTCGGAAATGGCCTTGTTCCGGGGCCGGCTGTAGTTGACGTCGAAGGTGTCGCCGGTCTTGTGGTAGAGAGTCTCAAAGCTGGTGCCCTTGCCGTTGCGCCGCCAGTCATACTCCACAGCGTTTTTCATGTTGGGGAAATTGTTGCCGGCCCGCGTGGCCTCCTGAACAAAGGCGTAGTGATCGGTGGTCGTGTCGTAGCAGATGTTGAAGTAGTCCATGTCGAAACCGATTTTCAGCGCCGCCAGGTACGAGTGGTTGAAGATCTCGTATTCCTGTGCGACGGCGACAGCCTCCGGCAGGTCCATCAGCCGGTCGTTGTTGGTCGGCAGCGTGCGCTCCAACGTCTGCAGCCGCGTGTCGCTGATGTTCAGGAACATGTGGATGCAGTCGTCCTGGTTTGTGGCGATCATGTCCATGTTGTAGTTCGCGACGAAATTGGCCCGGTCCTCGTCCGTCATGTCCGCACAGAAGCGCCGGGCGCCCGTGAGGCCCGTCTCCTCGGCGTCGAAGCAGATAAAGACGAGGTTGTAGTCAAACGGGACGTCCCGCAACGCCCGCGCCAGTTCGACGACCATGATGACGCCCGACGCGTTGTCGTTCATGCCCGGCGTGCTGAGCTGCGAATCGAGGTGGGCGGTGATATAGACGTTCTTCTTGCTGCCGGTGGCCGAGGGGAGGACCGCCACAACGTTTTTGCCCTGCGAGGAGGTGTCCATCGTCACAGTGAGCGGGGTGTCGGCGCTGAGATCGGCCAGTACGGCGTGCGTCTCGTTGTAGAGGAGCGTCCCGACGGGGATCGTGATCGGCGGGTTGGTAATCGGCGGGTCGGGTTCGGACGCAACCGTGTTGCCGATCCGGCTGTAGGAGGTGTTGCCGTCGTCACGGGGGCGGAAGTACTCAAAGAGGACGGCGCCCGCGCCCGCGGCCTGGAGCGCCCGCGCGGCGGTGTAGTACCGCGCCGCGTTCGGTGCGCCCTCGCCCTCCATCGTGACAAACACGGCTTTCCCCGCGTAATCGGCGCCGGCCGGGACGGTCAGATTCTGCCCCACATTGGCCCACGACACCACAGCCGCGCCC contains:
- a CDS encoding Zn-dependent exopeptidase M28 produces the protein MKRRKRLLSALLALALMFSLLTLPAGAFTATLTPTLTPLEAAFLARIDYDNAERMAVELTEGIGNRYTASFRRDMTVDYLLREFTEAGYAPYVHEFITQNASGVVNSYVNGSLEVFGKKYILYGPTYNTNTVYRAIRDVDLPLTGAAVVSWANVGQNLTVPAGADYAGKAVFVTMEGEGAPNAARYYTAARALQAAGAGAVLFEYFRPRDDGNTSYSRIGNTVASEPDPPITNPPITIPVGTLLYNETHAVLADLSADTPLTVTMDTSSQGKNVVAVLPSATGSKKNVYITAHLDSQLSTPGMNDNASGVIMVVELARALRDVPFDYNLVFICFDAEETGLTGARRFCADMTDEDRANFVANYNMDMIATNQDDCIHMFLNISDTRLQTLERTLPTNNDRLMDLPEAVAVAQEYEIFNHSYLAALKIGFDMDYFNICYDTTTDHYAFVQEATRAGNNFPNMKNAVEYDWRRNGKGTSFETLYHKTGDTFDVNYSRPRNKAISEIVALALFSLARAYPAVNPNPAVAAAPDSASRTVAVTGTGYAPGARITLLGAYDAAPNYANLDAFREITADETGAFSVSLPSRAAWQRGKTYYVSTNDVAAAALIPTTYVRAHSSARISLRIKGAAQLNFATDAAAYTFTSSHPSIVSVDETGRLRALRAGTALVTIRANDNGLTHLVTVSVG